GCAGCTCGGCGATCCGCCGGCGCAGCTGCGGGCCCCGCAGGCCGGTGTGCAGGGTCAGCGGCTCGGCGATGCTGGTGGCCACGCTGTGCCGCGGGTTCAGCGAGGACGCCGGGTCCTGGAACACGATGCCCATCCGGGACCGGATCCCGCGCAGGGTGCGCGCCCCCCGCAGGGACCGGCGCGAGGCCAGGGCCACGTCGACCCCGTCCACCCGCAGCGTCCCGGAGGTCACCGGCACCAGCCCGGCCAGCGCCCGGCCCAGGGTGGACTTGCCCGAGCCGGACTCGCCGACCAGGCCGAGCACCTCACCCGCCGCGATGCCCAGGTCCACGCCGTCCACGGCGCGCACCCCGGTGCGCCGTCCCCGGCCCCGGTACTCGATCACGACGTCGCGGAACGTCACGAGCTGATCGTCGTCCTCAGGCAGTTGCCCTGAACCCAGCCGCCCCGCAACCTGCTGCCCCGAAAACCAATGCTCCGCAACCGGTTCGGCCGGAACCGGGCCCAGTTCGGGAAGCCGGGGCACGGCGCTCAGCAGACTGCGGGTGTACTCGTGCCGGGGCCGGGCGAAAAGCTCGGCCACCGGCGCCTTCTCCACCACCTCGCCGTCCCGCATCACCACCACGTCGTCGGCCAGGTCGGCGACCACCCCCATGTCGTGGGTGATCAGCAGGATCGAGGTGTCCAGCCGGGCGCAAAGCTCACGCAGCAGGTGCAGGATGCCGGCCTGCACGGTCACGTCGAGCGCCGTGGTCGGCTCGTCGGCGATCAGCAGCACCGGGTCGCAGCTGACCGCCATGGCGATCATCGCGCGTTGCAGCTGACCGCCGGACAGCTCGTGCGGGTAGGCCCCGGCGATCCGCTCCGGGTCGTCCAGCCCGACCGAGGTGAGCAGCTCACGCACCTGCGCGGCGGCCTCCGCACGGGAGACCGTGCGGTGGGTGCGGATCGCCTCGGCGATCTGCGCGCCCACCGTGAACACCGGGTTCAGGGCCGTCATCGGTTCCTGGAACACGGTGCCGATCTCGCCGCCGCGCACCTGGCGCAGCCGCCCGGGGTCGGCACCGATCAGTTCCTCGCCGTTGAGCCGGATGCTGCCGCCGACCCGGGCGGTGCCGGGCATCAGGCCGAGCACGGCCGTGGCGCTGACGCTCTTGCCCGACCCGGACTCCCCCACCAGGGCGGTGACCCGCCCGCGCAGCAGCTCGAAAGCCGTTCCGCGGACGGCGTCCACCCGGCGGCCGTCGGTCTCGAAGGAGACGTTGAGGTCGTCGACGGCCAGGACCGCTGTTTCGGATGTCACTGGCCCAGCGAGACCTTCAGGTAGTTCGGGTAGGCCGGGAACGGCGTCACGAAGAAGTTCTGCACGTTCGAGCCGTGCAGGAACGAGTTCTTCTTGAACAGCAACGGCACCACCGGCGCGTCCTCCAGGATGCGCCGGTCGGCCTCGGCCCACAGGCTCTGCGCCTGGGTGGCGTCGGTGCTGGCGCTGGCCTCGTCGATCAGCTCGTCCACCTCCGGCTCGGAGTAGCGCGACAGGTTGAACCCGCCGCCGCCGATCTCGCTGGAGGCGAACAGCGGCTGGATGTTGCCGTTGGCGCTGGGGAAGTCGGGCTGCCAGCTGGCCAGCGCCAAGTCGTAGTCGCCCTGGTCGGAGGTGACGTCGGCGTACCAGGAGTCGTACTCCTCGGACTTGATCGTCACCTCGATGCCGGCCCGCTTCAGGCCCTGCTGGATGGCCTGCGCCTTGAGCAGTTCCACCGGGTCGCTCTCGACCAGCAGCGTCAGGTCGAGCTTCGGGTCGCCGGCCTCGGCCAGCAGCGCCTTGGCCTTGTCCAGGTCGCCGCTCTCCCCGGCCGGGTACAGGTCGTACTCCTGCCGGCCGGCGATGCCCGGGGTGATCAGGGTGGTGGCCGGCTCGCCGCCGATCGATCCGCCCACGGCGATCTGGAACGCCTTCTTGTCCACGGCGTACTGGAGGGCCTGACGCACCTTGAGATCGTCCAGCCCGTCACGCTTCACGTTGATCGCCAGGTAGGCCAGGGCACCCGCCTCCGAGGTGACCAGCCGGGACTTCGCCCCGGCGTCGTTCTGGATCTGCGACAGCTGGGCCGGCGGCACGAACGAGGCCTGGAAGGCGTTCTTGTCGTCGCCGGAGTCGGCGATCAGCCGCTGCGCCGCCACCGTGTCGTCCTGGCCCAGCTCGAAGGTGATGGTGTCGGGCCCGGCGGTGCGCACGTCGTCGGTGGCCTGGTCCCAGTTCGGGTTGCGGCTCAGCGACAGCGACGAGCCCTCCTTGTAGGACTCCACCTGGTAGGGGCCCGAGGACACCGGATGCAGGCCGTACTCCTGCGGTTTCGCGTCGGCCGCCTCCGGCACCGGCGAGAACGCCGGCATCGAGACGATCCACGGCCAGTCGCCGTAGGAGGTGTTCAGGTGAAAGACGATGGTGGTGTCGTCCGGCGTCTCGATCGAGTCCAGGTCGCCGTCGGTGTAGGGACCCTCGTAGGTGTCACCGCCGTCCAGCAGGCTCTTGTGGTAGCCCAGCCCACCGGACAGCTCGGGCGCGAAAGACCGCTCGATACCGTACTTCACGGCCTCGGCGGTGATCGGCGTGCCGTCGGAGAACTTCAGGCCGCTCTTGAGCGTGTAGGTCCAGGTCTTCCCGTCGTCACTGGGTGTCCCGGTGTCGGTGGCCAGGTCGGGCACCGCCCGGGCGGTCTTGCCCGGCTCGATCTCCCAGCTGGTCAGGCGCCGGTTGAACAGGCCCAGGGTGGTGATGGCCAGGTTCGAGCTCTTGGCCGGGTCGAGGGTGACCGTGGTGGAGCTGGTCAGGATGGTCAGGTCACCGCCCTTGACGGTGGACGACGTGCTGGCCGCGCCCTCCGGTGAACTGGAGTTGGCGTTGCAGGCGGTCAGGGTCAGGGCGGCGGCGGCCGCCACCGCGCTGACGCTCAGCCAGGAACGGCGTTTCATGAAGAGTCCCATCCTTAGGAGTGCGTCTGGGCGACGCGGGGGTCGAGCAGGCCGTAGACGACGTCGACGGCGGCATTGGCCAGCACGACCATGAAGGCGGCCAGGAGCACGGTGCCGAGCAGGAGCGGCAGGTCGCCGGTCCCGACGGCGCTCAGCAGCAGGGAGCCGAGACCCTGCATGCTGAAGACACGTTCGGTGATGATCGCCCCGCCCAGCAGCTGGCCGAGGTCGGAGCCGAACACGGTGACCACCGGGATCAGTACGTTGCGCAGGGCGTGCCGGCCGACCACCGTGCGCTCGCGCAGGCCCTTGGCCCGGGCGGTGCGGATGTAGTCCTCCTGGAGCACCTCGATCATCTGCCCCCGGGTGAGCCGGGCGTAGACGGCCGAGGTGAACAGGGCCAGCACGCACCACGGCAGGATCAGGTGCCAGGCCCAGTCCAGGGGGCTCTCGGTGAGCGGGACGTAGCCGGCCACCGGCACCATGTCGAGGGTGAAGCCGAACAGCAGGATGCCCAGCAGCCCGAGCAGGTAGACCGGCGTGGAGACCCCGGCGACCGCGAGAGCCATGGCCGAGCGGTCGATCGCGGTGCCCTGGCGCACCGCCGCCAGCACCCCCAGGCCGACACCGATGGCCAGCCACAGCACGGCGGCGCCGGCCGCGATCGAGAAGGTGACCGGCATCCGGGCCAGGATCAGCTGCGTCACCGGCTGGTTGAGCTGGAACGAGTAGCCGAAGCAGGGCGCCGAGCAGTGCACCGCGGCGGGCCCGCTGCCGAAGTCGCGGCCCCGGAAGATACCGGCGACGAAGTCGAGATACTGCTGCCACCAGGGCTTGTCGAAGCCCATGAACTCGCTCGCGGTGGCCAGGCCCTCCGGGGTGCAGGGCCGTCCGCAGGACATCTGCGCCGGGTCGGAGGGCAGGGCCAGGAACACCAGGTAGGTGAGCAGGCTGATGGTGACCAGCACGGCGAGCACGCCGGCCAGGCGCCCGGCCAGGAACCGTGCGGTCCTCATGCCGTCACCTCCGTGCGGCGTTCCGTGCCGCGTCCCGGGCGCCGGGCCGAGCGCGGGTCGACGGCGTCGCGCAGGCCGTCGCCGAGCAGGTTGAAGGCCAGGGTGATCAGGAACAGGGCCGCGCCGGGGAAGAACAGGAACATCGGATCGGTCTGCACCCACCCGATGCCGGTGCCGATCGAGCGTCCCCACGAGGGGGTCGGGGCGGGAACCCCCACGCCGAGGAACGACAGCGCGGCCTCGGTGCTGATCAGGCCCGGGATCAGGATGGTGGTGTAGACGATGATCGTGACGCCCAGATG
Above is a genomic segment from Kineosporia corallincola containing:
- a CDS encoding ABC transporter ATP-binding protein — its product is MTSETAVLAVDDLNVSFETDGRRVDAVRGTAFELLRGRVTALVGESGSGKSVSATAVLGLMPGTARVGGSIRLNGEELIGADPGRLRQVRGGEIGTVFQEPMTALNPVFTVGAQIAEAIRTHRTVSRAEAAAQVRELLTSVGLDDPERIAGAYPHELSGGQLQRAMIAMAVSCDPVLLIADEPTTALDVTVQAGILHLLRELCARLDTSILLITHDMGVVADLADDVVVMRDGEVVEKAPVAELFARPRHEYTRSLLSAVPRLPELGPVPAEPVAEHWFSGQQVAGRLGSGQLPEDDDQLVTFRDVVIEYRGRGRRTGVRAVDGVDLGIAAGEVLGLVGESGSGKSTLGRALAGLVPVTSGTLRVDGVDVALASRRSLRGARTLRGIRSRMGIVFQDPASSLNPRHSVATSIAEPLTLHTGLRGPQLRRRIAELLEAVRVPADFADRYPHEMSGGQRQRIAIARALALDPALLIADEPTSALDVSVQAAVLELVRELQTRLRFACLFISHDLAVVEQLADRVAVMNDGRIVEQGPAGQVLSAPRHPYTRRLLAAAPVADPHEQRRRRQAWQALTTGPRPAESAAESASESAAG
- a CDS encoding ABC transporter substrate-binding protein, which codes for MKRRSWLSVSAVAAAAALTLTACNANSSSPEGAASTSSTVKGGDLTILTSSTTVTLDPAKSSNLAITTLGLFNRRLTSWEIEPGKTARAVPDLATDTGTPSDDGKTWTYTLKSGLKFSDGTPITAEAVKYGIERSFAPELSGGLGYHKSLLDGGDTYEGPYTDGDLDSIETPDDTTIVFHLNTSYGDWPWIVSMPAFSPVPEAADAKPQEYGLHPVSSGPYQVESYKEGSSLSLSRNPNWDQATDDVRTAGPDTITFELGQDDTVAAQRLIADSGDDKNAFQASFVPPAQLSQIQNDAGAKSRLVTSEAGALAYLAINVKRDGLDDLKVRQALQYAVDKKAFQIAVGGSIGGEPATTLITPGIAGRQEYDLYPAGESGDLDKAKALLAEAGDPKLDLTLLVESDPVELLKAQAIQQGLKRAGIEVTIKSEEYDSWYADVTSDQGDYDLALASWQPDFPSANGNIQPLFASSEIGGGGFNLSRYSEPEVDELIDEASASTDATQAQSLWAEADRRILEDAPVVPLLFKKNSFLHGSNVQNFFVTPFPAYPNYLKVSLGQ
- a CDS encoding ABC transporter permease — translated: MRTARFLAGRLAGVLAVLVTISLLTYLVFLALPSDPAQMSCGRPCTPEGLATASEFMGFDKPWWQQYLDFVAGIFRGRDFGSGPAAVHCSAPCFGYSFQLNQPVTQLILARMPVTFSIAAGAAVLWLAIGVGLGVLAAVRQGTAIDRSAMALAVAGVSTPVYLLGLLGILLFGFTLDMVPVAGYVPLTESPLDWAWHLILPWCVLALFTSAVYARLTRGQMIEVLQEDYIRTARAKGLRERTVVGRHALRNVLIPVVTVFGSDLGQLLGGAIITERVFSMQGLGSLLLSAVGTGDLPLLLGTVLLAAFMVVLANAAVDVVYGLLDPRVAQTHS